The following is a genomic window from Stenotrophomonas maltophilia.
CTGCAACGGTTCGCCGGTGCGCGCAGCGCGCTGCAGGCGCGCCTGCAGGCCGGTGGCATCGCCAGCGCCACCGGCTGGCTCGACCAGCCGTTGGACCAGCCCCTGCAGGCCCTGTTCGGCCGCGGAGGCGGCGCATGAACCTGCTGTTTCCACTGGGGCTGGCGGCACTTGCCGCCTGGTTGCTGCCGCTGCTGATCCATCTCGCTCGTCGCCATCCGTATACGCCGTTGGATTTCGCCGCACTGCGTTGGCTGCGCGCACAGATCCGGCCGCGCCAGCGCATCCGCTTCGATGATTGGCCGTTGCTGCTGGTACGCATGGTGCTGCTGGCCGCGCTGGCGCTGCTGCTGGCGCGGCCTGCGTTGACCGGCCCCGCGCCGGTCCCCGCTGCGTGGACGGTGGTGGCCCCGGGCCTGGATGCTACGGCACTGCGTGGAACGGCCGAGGATGGCAACTGGCACTGGCTGGCACCTGGCTTTCCCGCTGTCGATCAGGCGCCACCTGCATCAACCGCCTCCCTGCCCAGCCTGCTGCGCGAGCTGGACGCGCAGCTGCCCGCAGGGACGGTACTGACCGTGCATGTGCCCGATCCGCTGCCCGGCCTGGACGGTGCACGCCTGCAGCTGTCGCGCGATGTGCAATGGAAACCGCACCCGCTTACGGTCACCACCGCGGCGGTTGCAGCACCCCCGCCGCGATTGCGCGTGCCTGCCGATGCACCCGGTGCCGCCCGGCATTGGCTGCACGCGCTGCAGCGGGCCTGGGCCGTGCAGGCGCCACCGGCACCGTTGGCGGCCGGTGCCCTGCCCGAACCCGGCGAGATCGGCACCTGGACCCGCAACGATGCGCTGCCACCGGCCTGGCAGGCGTGGCTGCGCGATGGTGGCACGGTACTGACCGCCGCCAAGCCCACCGCCGAGGCCGCGGTACTGCTGCGCAGCCCTGAAGGCACACCGCTGCTGTGGCAGCAGCGCATCGGCCACGGCCGCCTGCTGTCATTGCCCGGCGACTGGGACATCGCCGGCAATCCCGCGCTGCGCGATCCCGGGCTGCCGCGTTCGCTGCTGCTGGCGCTGCACCCGCCGCCGCCACCGCGTCTGGCCGATGCGGCAGACCACGCGCCGCAGCACGCGGCATTGCCTGCGGCAACACCTCCGCTGCGTGAACCCATCGCCTGGCTGTTACTGCTGATCGTGCTGCTGTTCGCACTGGAACGCTGGATGGCCAGCAGCGCCCGCCGCAGGGTGCCTGCATGAGTACCCTGCAGCACGCCTGGCAGCGCGCACGACGACGACGCGCGCTCATCACCCTGCTGCTGGGCCTGCCCTGGGCATTGGCCGCCACGGTGCTGGCCCTGCGCCTGGCCGGCTTCGACCTCGCCTGTGTGGTCGGCACGGTCAGCCTGCTTGCCTGCGCGGCGCTGGCCACTGCGCGCGCGCGCCGGCTGGACCGGCAGTGGCTGCAACGCCAGCTCGATGGCAGCGGTGCCAGTGAGGACAGTGCCGATCTGCTGTTCGCCGACACCACCGCGCTCAATCCGCTGCAGCAGCGCCAGCGCACGCATGTGCTGGCGACGCTGCAACATGCCATGCCGGAGCTTCGCCCGCGCTGGCCGCGCACGGTGCTGGCCGTGAGCTGGATCGCAGGCCTGGCCATCGCGCTGCTGGCACTGGGTTGG
Proteins encoded in this region:
- a CDS encoding BatA domain-containing protein; translation: MNLLFPLGLAALAAWLLPLLIHLARRHPYTPLDFAALRWLRAQIRPRQRIRFDDWPLLLVRMVLLAALALLLARPALTGPAPVPAAWTVVAPGLDATALRGTAEDGNWHWLAPGFPAVDQAPPASTASLPSLLRELDAQLPAGTVLTVHVPDPLPGLDGARLQLSRDVQWKPHPLTVTTAAVAAPPPRLRVPADAPGAARHWLHALQRAWAVQAPPAPLAAGALPEPGEIGTWTRNDALPPAWQAWLRDGGTVLTAAKPTAEAAVLLRSPEGTPLLWQQRIGHGRLLSLPGDWDIAGNPALRDPGLPRSLLLALHPPPPPRLADAADHAPQHAALPAATPPLREPIAWLLLLIVLLFALERWMASSARRRVPA